In Kordiimonas sp. SCSIO 12610, the sequence AAAAACCCGGCATAAAGCGCCCAATTCTCAAAATTATCCGGTGTCAATTCGATCGCCCGCTCAAATGCTTCTTCAACCAAGGCGCTATCAGCTTCCATCATGAAAAGATATTGCCCATATGCGCGCCATGCATCGGCGTTATCACTGTCGATTTCTAAAGAGCGTTCAAAATGATCCCGCGCAGCATCCTTACGGCCCTGCACATATCTGATTAATCCAATATCCTGATCAACAGTCCCACAAGCATTATCGAGTGTTTGCGCGCGCAGTAACGCTTCTTCCGCGTCTTCGATGTTCCCGACATCGTAAAGCAGCATACAACCATATTCATGCCATGCAAAATGATCATCCGGTGACAGCGATACCGCCTTGTTCAAAAGTTCAGCTGCTTGCGCGCTATCAGGTTTCACATAACGCATAAGCCTGCCAACAAGAGCACATGCATATGCATTGTCTGTGTCGAGTTCGATCAATTGCAGCGCTTCATTGATCACAAGGTCTGGCCTGTAGAGGCCAAACTGCGCCAACCAGACAATATCATATAATGCAGCGATATGATCAGGCTTCAGTTCCAAGGTTTTCGAAAGTGCTTCCCACGCCTTTTCCATATTTTCCAGATGATAGAGCGATAATTGGCCTAATTTATGCCATGCCCACGTATAATCAGGGCTTAACTTGATCGCTGCTCTAAGATGGGTTTCTGCTTCTTCAAATTCAGACCCGAGTTCAAACAAAACGGCACCCAAATAAGCGTGTGCCCAGTCGTAATTGGGGTCCGATTTCAATGCAGCACGTAGCCACTTTTCTGCTTGTTTTCTGTCTTTTAGTGCCAAATAATAAACTTGAGCCAAATGCGTTAAGGACCATGCACTATCAGGGGCTAACTCGCACGCCTTTGTCAGCAGTTGAACACCCTCGTCAAGCTTATCGGCTTTTTCCCAACACAACCATCCAAGTCTGGTCAAAATATCATGGTCGAAAGGATTTAAATCCAGGGCCCGACGATAGTAGGTTTCAGCGGTTTCCACATCGTTCAAATCATTATGGTACAAAATACCAATTCGTCGGATCGCTGCGGCGTCACCTTTGTCCAACTCTAACACCCGCTTGTAATAAACAAGGGCCTTTTTGGGTTGATTTAACTGCTCTTCGTACAAAGCAGCTAAGTTAAACAACGCTGGAACATCACCGACATCCAGTTCAATCGCGCGCAGAAACGCCCGTTCTGCCTTACCTGGGCAATTCTCTTTGATATATCGCACTAACCCAAGATGAAAATATGCCCATTGATATTCAGGCCACAAGCGAACTGCCTCCTCAAGGGAACGTTCCGCTTCATCATACGCTTCATTTTGCCTGTAAAGGCTCCAGCCTAACCATCCATAATAATAGCATTCTTTCGGATCGAGGCTAATTGCATGCCTTAGCATAGCCTGCCCCTCGTCAGCACGGCCCATAAAATCGGCAAGCATAATACCAAGCTTGCCCCATACCCAATCATCCGTCGGGTCTTCTTCGAGCGCACGTCTATACGCGCTTTCCGCTTCGTCATATTTTTGAAGATGAACGCTCAACAGATGCCCATACTGAGCCCACGCCCAAGTATCACTTGGGTCAATCTCAATCACCTGCTCCCAAATATTTTCTGCTCGTGTCCAGTTTTGTTTGGCTTCGGCAAGTTTCGCTTCAGTGATTGCCTCGTTCTTGTGGTCAACGCCCGCCATGTGCGGTGGCTGGAACAGTTTCTTTGCACGCTTTGGGCTTGCGGTTGCCCTCATACTCAGGGCTTCAATCGCACCTTCAGCTTCCTCAAGGTCAGGTTCGATCTCAAGTGCGCGCTTAAAGGCTGTTGCCGCTTCACCGCGTTTACCAGGCTGCGCAGCCAGAATATTGCCAAGCACCTGCCAAGCCGACGCATTTTTGGGGGTCAAACTTAATACAGCACGAGCTGTTGTCTCAGCAGAATCCAAAGCGCCCTCAGCGATTTGCCGAGACGCCAGTTCCAGGAATTCCTGCGCGGTTGATGATATGTCTGCCTGAATAGCCATAAGAAACAGCATTTATACTGAGACTAAGTAAAAAACCAGTATATTATTGAGAAGTATTTTTATTAAAACTGTCGATATATGTTCGGGCGCTACAAAACAGTATTTGTATAAACTACTGATACGCTCTGGAACATGGACACTTAAGCCGCTTCCTGGGACCCGCGACAGTTTGAGCACACCCCATGAAGTTCAAGGGTTTGGCGATCAATTGTGAAATTTGAGCTTTTTGCTGCCCCCAAAACCGCACTATCAAGTGCAGGTGAGCTCATTTCCTGAACAGTTTCACATTTATCACAAATCAAAAATTGACTGATATGGGCGTCTTCAGGATGGATGCATCCAACATAGGCATTCAGCGACTCAATTTTGTGAACCAACCCCTCTTCCATGAGAAAGTCTAGCGCACGATAAACTGTGGGTGGTTTCGCTGAGCCACCCTGCTTTGCCAATTCATCCAGAAGGTCATAGGCTTTCACCGCACTATGACCTTGCCACACCATTTCAAGGATTTGCCGGCGCAGTTTCGTGAACCTTGTACCTCTTTCGGTGCAAATCTTTTCGGCTTTGGCGATAGCATCTTCAATACAAACGTTGTGATCGTGCGAATGTGTCACAATTATACCTCATAATATATTTTAATAACTATAACGCTTTAATTTAAAAGATTCTAGTCTTGACAGTCAGTTACATAATAACATATTCCGTTTTCGTTGATTAACTGCTGAGCGGGGATTGGATGTTGTTCAGGCAACATAAAAATAAGACTATATTCAGGGCTGTATTCTCAGCTTTGATGTTCTTATTGCTCGCGGCACAAGTATCTGTAGCTGCCCATTCCGCTGAATTTGATCATGACTTTATCGGTGAAACACTTGATTGTAGTGTTTGCAAACACTCTTTAAGCAAAGATGATTTAACCATTGATGGACCTGTGGTCATAACACGGTCATACAATGTCTATCGGGTCAACTATACAAGACCTCATCAAATAACAGCATTCTATCAACTGCTTGATTATACACAATCACGCGCCCCTCCATTACTCTAGGTAATTCGCACACCTTATACATCCGTGTGCTTTGTTGAAGATTATCTCTAGCTGCGTTCTGTCATCTATTCAGACACTGCAACTATCATAATCATTCCAGTACAATTGTTTTCTCATGGGATATTCAGAATCTGAATATTGCTTGAGGTAAAGAAAGCTCGAAAATGAAATATTACAGCTCAGCGGCAAGCATCCTTGCAATTACCCTTGCAACGTCAGCAACGGTAAACGCACAAAGTACTACTGATCACAATGAAGTTGAAGAAATTATTGTATCAAGTAGCCCAATTCAAACAACATCAACCAATGTTGCACAAGGTATCAGTATCCTAACTGGCGAAGAACTAGATCGTCTTGGCAGCACAACACTTGGTGACACGCTTGATAGCCTACCCGGCATTTCACAAACTGCATTTGGTCCATCCGCATCACGCCCGATCATTCGCGGCCTTGGCGGTGACCGCATCCGTATTTTGATTGCAGGGATTGGAACAATTGACGCGTCAACAACAAGTGTTGATCACGCACTTGCACTTGACCCTGAAACAGCAGAAAAAATCGAAGTTCTTCGTGGCCCTGCCACATTACTTTTTGGTAATAACGCAGCGGGCGGTGCGATCAACGTTTTTGACGGCCGTATCCCAACACAGCTTCCAGAAGACGGCGTTGAAGGCCAAGCAAAAGCTGAATACGATACAAATGGTAACGAGTTTAACACCACAGGCTCTGTAACGTTTGCCGCAGGTGACAAGCTCGCGCTTCACGCTGATATCAGCTATCTTGATCGCGGTGATATTGATATCCCTGGCTTTGCCACTTCTGATGCCCTGCGTGCTCAGTTGGCGGCAGAAGGTGAAGAAGTCGAAGAAGAAGAAGGCACTGTTGCAAGCACTGCCCAAGAGAGAACAGCTGGCTCATTCGGCGCTTCCTACATCGGTGAAACTGGTTTCTTCGGCGTGAACGTTAGTTTCTTCGATAATACTTATGGTCTTCCTGTTGTAGAAGAAGAAGAGGAAGAAGAAGGCGGCGAAGGTGAGGAAGAAGGCGAAGAAGAAGGTATTTCAATCGACCAAGACCAATTCCGCCTGGACTTCCTTGGTGAAGTAGAATCTGATTTCCTTATCTTTGAGAAAACAAAGTTCCGTTTCGGTTACGCAGACTACGAACACGTTGAACTGGAAGGCGACGAAATCGGTACGCAATTCTCAAACGAAGGTTGGGAAAGCCGTGTGGAATTTGTCCAAAAAGAAGTTGAAGGCCTGAAAGGGGCTTGGGGCTTCCAAATCCGTGACCGTGACTTCTCAGCAATTGGCGCAGAAGCGTTTGTTCCACCGAGCGAACAGGTTCAATGGGGTCTCTTTGGTCTTCAGCAATTTGAAGATGGTCCATTACTACTAGAGGCAGGCCTTCGTTTTGAACGACAATCAATCGAAGTCGCGTCAACTGGTTTTGACCGTAATTTCACAGGCGTTTCCTTCTCTGGCTCTGCTATTTACAGGCTCGAAAATGATTGGCAGGTATCTGTTTCTGGCTTCAGAACTGAGCGCGCACCTACCGTTGAAGAATTACAGTCCAATGGTCCACACCTTGCAACTGGTGTCTTTGAGATCGGTGACCCGAACCTTGATGAAGAAACAGCGATTGGTTTCGAACTTAGTATTGAAAAAACAGATGGTCCGGTAACAGGTGGCCTTAATTTCTTCAATACAAGCTATGACGACTTTATCTTTGAAGATTTCACGGGTGAAATCGAAGACGGTTTACCTGTTGGCGTGTTTACAGCAACGAATGCCCGTTTCTGGGGTATCGAAGCTGACTTCAAATGGCATGCTTACGAAGACGGTGACGACTCGTTCCATATCAATGCTGGTTTCGACTTTGTTCGTGCAACAGATACAGAGAATGATAATCCGCTTCCACGCATCCCTGCTTTCTCTGCAAGAGTTGGTGGTGTTTACCAGTCTACAAACTGGGATGCTTATACAACATTAGAATGGACAGATAGCCAAAACCGTGTTGGCAATTTCCAGCTTCCAACAGACAGCTTCTTTGACCTAACTGTTGGTGCAACGTTCCATCCGATGGGACCGGAAGGACCGCTCCATCTCTATGTTGAAGGTAAAAACTTGTTCGACGAAGAAATTCGCTATGCAACAAGCTTCCTAGCGCAAACTGTTCCTGCACCGGGTGCACGCGTTCGTTTCGGGGCTAAAGTTACCTTCTAAAGCAGCATAGAATGCTGGTAACACAAATAAAAAGCCGGGTCATTGACCCGGCTTTTTTATCAGCTTGGTCACTTTAAAACCAATCCTTCTACTTACGGGGCAGCAATTCCAACACGGCCTGTGTCATTGCCTCTACACCGCCCTTCAGGGTTGCTTCACGGTCAGGTGCGAAAAACGGCGAATGTAAGCTTGGGAGCTTCTTTTTACCGGCGTTTGCAAGCGCTACATCATCAGCACTTACCCCGCCAAGCCAAAACATTAGACTTGGGATTTTAGGTTCAACACGACCAAAATGCGCAAAGTCCTCAGCGCCCATAACGGGGCTTACTTTCTTCACACGATCACTACCGAGCTTATCAGTGAGTGTATTAAAAATGCGTGCTGTTAATTCAGGATTATTATATGTCGCCGGGGTAGATTCGCCCACAGTGACGACAGGCATTTTGTCCTCAGGCAACCCAAAGGATAACGCCTGCGCGCGGGCAATGCGCTTAATTCCGTCCAATATATTCTTCCGGACGTCATCTTTATAGGATCGAACTGTAATCTGAAGGTGCGCCCCATCTGAAATAATATTGTGTTTTGTGCCAGAGTGAATGGACCCAACAGTCACCACAGCCGCTTCAAGCGGTGAAGTTTCCCGCGAAACTAGCGTTTGCAGGGCAACAACAATATGCGACGCCAAAACAACCGGATCTTTGGTCGTATGCGGGTAAGCACCGTGACCACCAATCCCCTTAACTGCAATGTCAACAGAATCGACATTTGCAAGTGCATAGCCATCGACTAGTCCAACAGTCCCAGCCTCCATGGATGCATTAACATGGAGCGCGAGGTTATAATCAGGGCGAGGGAATTTCTCGAACAACCCCTCTTCAATCATGGCCACAGCACCAAGTACTCGTTCTTCCGCAGGTTGCCCTACCATGACAAGTGTCCCCTGCCAACTATCACGCATGGCAACCAGCCTCCGTGCAGCACCGACAAAGCTTGTCATATGCACATCATGGCCACATGCATGCATAACTGGAACAGTATTTCCATTATCGTCAATGGTTGTTGCGCGGCTCGCAATGTCCAGTCCTGTCTGCTCAAGAACAGGAAGGCCGTCCATATCTGCCCTTACAAGCACCGTCGGGCCATCGCCATTTTTCAAAACACCTACAAGCCCATAGCCACCAAAATTGTCTGTGACTTCAAACCCGATATCTCTCAATTCTTTTGCAATTCGGGCAGATGTTTTTTCTTCTTGCAGGGATATTTCAGGATTTTGATGTAAGTGGGTATATAAATCTGAAAGATAACCATAATCCTTATCAATTGCGGTCTTCAAATCGTCACTCACAACAGAGAACGATAAAGCTGTAGAGACCAGTGCCCCAATCAGATATTTTCGCTTATTCATCCCGTAATTCCCTCCCGAATAATAAAATAGAAATTGCTTCAATCATGTTAGCGACATTAGGCATTTAATAGCAATTATGCTAGCCCGCTACCTTTTGGAGCCAAAGTCACATGACGGTGAGTGGCAGCAGATAAAATCAATCCATAGGCTACGCACCAAGTCAGCATTGCCGACCCACCGTAAGATACCAAAGGTAATGGCACCCCTACAACTGGCAGTAACCCCATAACCATACCAACATTAATGAATACATATAGAAACAGTGTGATCGACAAGCCAGCAGCCAGCAAACGCGCAAATTGGCTTCTGCAAGCGATACCAATCAAAATACCGTACCCAAGAACAATCCCGTACATTGCAAGCAAAATAAGCCCGCCGATCAAGCCAAATTCTTCAGCCAATACAGTAAAAATAAAATCAGTTTTCATTTCGGGTAAGAAATTAAGTTGGCTTTGCGTTCCTTGCAGAAAGCCCTTCCCGGTTAATCCACCGGAACCCGCAGCAATTTTTGCCTGCGTGATCTGGTAGCCAGCGCCAAGCGGGTCAGATTCAGGGTTTAAAAAGGTTAAAACACGACTTTTCTGATACGGTTTCATCAATTGCCAGACAATTGGTATTGCCGCCAAAACCGCGCCACCCGCGGAAATAAATAACCATTTCGAAAGACCAGCCATAAATATAATAGCCGCCCCGCCAGCAACAATCATCAATCCAGTTCCAAGGTCCGGTTGAATAACCACCAACCCAACAGGAAGGACAATCAAAAACCCTGGAATAATCAGATTTATCAAGCGCTTACTTTGTTCAAGGCTTCGGCTATGATAATAACGGGCAAGCGCCATTACCGTTGCTATTTTCATCAATTCCGAGGGTTGAATTCGCATGAAACCAATATCAAGCCAGCGCTGCCCCCCCATACCAGTGGCACCGATAAGCTCAACAGCAATCAATAAGGCTACACCAGCAAACCATGCCGGATACGCAAGCGCCATCCATACCCGAATATCGGTTACAGCGATACCAATCATCAGTATAATCGCTGCGCTAAAGCGGATAGCCTGCCTTGAGGCCCATGGGTCCCACTCGCCACCAGCAACCGAATAGAGAATAGCAAAACCGGTTCCCGCAATCGCAGCAGTTATTAAAACAACGAACCAATTTAATCCTATAATTCTTTGAAAGACATTTTTGTTAACCCGTCTTGGACCAAACATGCGTGCAGACCCCATCAAACTTCCTCACTTAATGAAGAAGGTTGCTGAGGTTCAGCTCGTGCCCTAATTTCTGCGGCCTTATCCAAGAGAGCCCGACCCAATGGCGCCGCGGTACTTGCGCCGCCGCCACCATGTTGCACCAGAATAGAAACAGCAAATTGCGGGTCCTCGGCAGGTGCATACGCAACAAACAAGGCATGATCACGCGATGCCCACGGTAATTCTTTATTATCCAGTACACCAGTAGTATTGCGTTCTTGTATTGTGATACGCCGTACTTGTGCAGTTCCTGTTTTTCCAGCTATTTTCTGAGCGGTTTTCGGTCGTTTCGGGTCAAAGGCTGTTCCCCTAACGGCGGTTACCCGCTCCATACCCTCTCGAACAATATCAAGGTGTAAGGGATTAATACGCATTCGGCCAAAATCATTATCGTAAAGAAAAGGGTCTTGATAATCAGATTGCGACGCCATGAATAGCGACGGCTTGACTTCCTTACCTGAAGCTATTCTTGCTGTCATAACAGCAAGTTGCAAAGGCGTGGCGAGTAACGCGCCTTGCCCGATTGAAACATTTAGTGTTTCACCAAGTTGCCAACGTTCCCTCCGGGTTCGCTCTTTCCATTCGCGGGTCGGAACTAATCCCGACTTTTCTCCGTCAACACCGATATTATGCAACTGTCCCAAACCAAACCGATTTGCCATTTCAGCAATTTTATCGATATCCATTTTTTCGGCGAGTTCATAAAAATAGACATCGCAGCTATTGGAAATCGCACCAACCAGATCAAGCTTACCATGGCCACCGCGCTTCCAGCAGTGAAAGGTATTATCCCCTAATCGGTGACGTCCATTACAATAATATTCAGTATCAGGCGTCACCAATCCCTCTTCAAGGGCCGATAACGCCATCAACATTTTAACCGTTGAACCCGGTGGATACAGCCCATTAACACATTTATTAACAAGCGGTTTTCGGGGGTCCTTCAACAAGGAATTCCAGTTTTGGCTACTAATACCGCGCGTAAATTCATTTGGGTCATATGTCGGGGTGGACGCAAGCGCCAGAAGCTCACCGCTCTTGATATCAATAACAACCGCGCCTGCAGCTTCTTCACCCAGAATTTTTGTTGCTTCACGTTGGAGTTCAAGATCAATGCTAAGGTTCAGATGATCGCCAAATGTGGCATCTTGCCTGCCAGGTAATTCACGAATCTCGCGGCCAACCGAATTAACTTCAACCCTGCGCGTCCCGGCATAGCCGCGTAAATGCGCTTCAAATCTGTCTTCAAGGCCTTGTTTGCCAACTTTAAACCCGGGCAATTGATAGAGTGGGTTTTTGTTAACATCATCCTCATCAGGACTAGCAAGATATCCGACAATATGCGCAACATCGTTACCATTTGGGTAATGGCGAGACAAACCTGCGTCCGTCAGGACCCCAGGAAGCTCAGGAGCATCAACATTCACGCGCGCAAATTCATCCCATTCAAGACCTTCCGCAACAGTTATGGGAACAAATTTGCGCTGACGTTTAATCTGGCGCTCTATCCGCCGAAGTTGACGGGGGGAAAGATCAATAATTCGCCCAAGTTTATTTAATGTTTCTTTGCTGTCATCAGTTTGTTCCGGCACTAGGAACACCCTGAAATCCTGCCTGTTAGTTGCGAGTTTCCGGCCCTTACGGTCCAAAATATCACCGCGCTCAGGCGCGATTAACCTAAGCGAAATTCGATTTTTATCTGCCCTAACTTTATATTGTTCCCCTTCAACGACCGAGAGATAATACAACCGTCCTCCAAGGGCTGATAAAACAAGCCCCTGCCCCCCTGCAAGAAGCAGGGCACGCCGGCTGAATAATTGGTATCTCATTCCCTCTTTAGACATAGGTAATTACATCATTAATCGTCTTAAGCGTCCTAAAACAAACGCAACAGGGGCATATGCTATCACAGTTACTCCCCATTGACTAACCACAGGCTGTACAGGAATCATTTTACCACTAACTAACGAAGTAACAATCCAGCCCCCAGTATATAATACAAGGGCAAGTACTGCGAAGATTGCCCAGTATAATACCCGAGTTCGTCCTCTGTAGTGTTTCAGTTGGGTAATTACAAACAGCCTTGTGCACAGAAGAATTGCCATGTTTAAACCGAGTGGCACACCGAGCCAGAGATCCAGAAAAAATCCAATCCCTGCACATGCACCAAAAGGTAACAAAAGTGGTCTAGCCGACAACCAGTAAAATGCGGATATAAGAACGAAATGGGGCATAGCTGCTGTTGTCACAACGCTACCAAGCGGCAGCAGCATAATGAATGCAAAAGCAACCGTTACAATAATTGGAACGAAGCCCACCAAACCGAATGAAGCGAACAAAGGTTTTCTAAGTGCCATTTGCACCTCCCTCTGTTTCAGCGTTTGGGGTTTGCGCTCCTATCTCGGATGGTTGCGTCACAGGTTCCAATTGGTCCTCAGGGTCAATTAACTCATCCTCAGGAACCTTTGGCTGGTAATTCATCACACGGACATAATCAAGGCTAGAGATAGAACTCGTCGCACGAATTGTAACCTTGTCAAGAGTTACCGATAACACCTCAGCCATCGGCAAATCAGGTGGAAACGCGCCTCCATGCCCTGAAGTTAAAAATCTGTCACCGACTTCTAGTCTGACTGTAGGTGGTAAATATTTTACCTCCAAAAAGAGTTCATTCGTGCCTTCAATAATCGCCAAATCACCTGTTCTTTCTAATTTAACAGGGATATGGCTATTCACATCTGTCAGCAGCAAAACACGGCTACTTAAGTAACCGACTTCAATGATACGACCTACGATGCCGCCATCGTCAATAACAGGAGCATTTCTGCGTACACCGTCGTTATGTCCAACATTGATCACAACACTTTGCTCGAAGGCGCCGCCGCTTGAGCCAACAACACGTCCTGTCGCTGCGGTAGGGACTTCGCGGCCAGGTACTTTTAAAATTGACCTTAACTGCTCATTTTCACGGTTTAACTGAAGTGCGGTTTCACGCCACTGCCGTAAACGCTCATTTTCTTCGCGTAAATTTTGATTTTCCAGATAAATATCAGAAACACCTGCAAGGCGTTCCAAGCCATCCTGAGTGGCGCGGATAGGCTGTTCCAAAACAGTTAAAATTGGGGCTGCAATATCATTCGCATAGGACCTGACTTTTGAAGGAACACTGTTTCCCAATGCTTCCAGAACCAAAAATACTATCGCAATAACAAGATAAAGCCAAAAATACCCTCGGCCTTTATTAACACGGCGGCGCCCGAAATTATCACTTAGCATTGATGATTGCATCATTTGGATCGAGCGCCTGTATCAGTACCTATCGTTTCATAATGTATCTATAATCAGTAGCTATCAGCCAGAACAAGACGATACTGATCTTCTTCCAACGCCTTACCAGTGCCCAGAGCAACACATGTTAACGGCTCTTCGGCAACCGTAACCGGTAGGCCAGTTGCACGGCGAATAACAGTATCAAGATTTTCCAGAAGTGCACCACCACCTGTCATTACAATACCGCGGTCCACAATATCCGCAGCGAGTTCGGGCGCCGTTTGCTCTAGTGCAACCTTTACACCTTCAACGATTGCACTGACGGGTTCAGACAGGGCTTCAGCAACCTGTTGCTGGTTAACCTCAATTTCTTTTGGTACGCCATTCATCAAGTCACGGCCTTTGATCATCATCGTGCGGCCAATCCCATCCTCAGGCACCATTGCTGTACCAATTTCTTTTTTGATGCGCTCCGAAGTTGCCTCACCAATCAAAAGATTATGATTACGGCGGATGTATCCAATAATCGCTTCATCCATCTGGTCACCACCAACACGAACTGATGTCGCATAAACGATACCACAAAGTGACATAACGGCGACTTCGGTTGTGCCACCACCGATATCAACAACCATCGAACCCTGTGGCTCAGTAACAGGGAGCCCGGCACCGATAGCAGCAGCCATAGGTTCATCAATGAGATACACCTTACGAGCGCCTGCTTGCTCGGCTGATTCCTGAATAGCTTTACGTTCAACGGCAGTTGAACCAGATGGTACACACACAACAACCTGCGGGCTTGCAAAAGAACGGTTATGAACTTTCTGAATAAACACCTTAATCATCTGCTCAGCGACATGGAAATCGGCGATAACACCATCACGAAGCGGTCTGATCGCAGAGATACCGCTCGGCGTACGGCCTAACATTAATTTTGCCTCATCGCCAACAGCAATCACACGGTCACGGCCATGCTCGTTTTTGATCGCAACAACAGAAGGTTCATTCAAAACGATACCTCTGCCCTTAACATAGACAAGTGTATTCGCGGTTCCTAAATCAATTGCCATGTCAGACGAAAACATGCCGAGCAACTTAGATAGCATTTAGTGCCTCATAAATTCGGGGTCAAAATTTCAGAAGGGCCGATTGATCACAAGCGCCCCCAACAGGTTTGTTATGGGGCAGAAGCGCCCCATACACAAGTTTTCTTGCGCAAGAATACGGCATGTTTGTGTTTTTTTTCAAAAACAAGCGTTTTATTGTCAATTTCCAAGCTTTTACGAGCACACAAATCATTCACTGAACATTTTTATGATGAAAAACGGGTGAATTATCCTGTCTTTTGAACAGAATCGACTCTATGTCCTGGAGCACGTTTTTCCTTTTTGACAATCAGCTTGTTAACCGCAGCAACATAAGCGCGTGCGGCCGCCGTAACAGTATCTTCGTGCGCACCCTGCCCGTTCACGAGGTACCCATCATCTTCCAGACGAACAGTACACTCAGCCTGGGCGTCTGTGCCCGCGGTTACAGCATGAACCTGAAAGAGTTGAAGATGAGGGTAAAACCCAATCAAAGCTTTAATCGCATTGAAGGCTGCATCAACCGGCCCGGCACCATAAACCACTGTTTTCCGATCTTTGCCGTCAATTGACAAGGTAACATCAGAAAAGGCCCGCCCGTCCGAGGAAGTATAGGTGTTTAAGGACATGACCTGGATCTTGTTTTCAGCGGTTGCAACCTCATCATCCACAAGCGCGATGATATCCTCGTCATAAATATTCTTTTTACGATCCCCAAGCGCTTTGAAACGCTTGAAACATTCCTGAAACGCATTGTCGCCAAGTTCGTAGCCAAGCTCTTTTAGTTTATCTGCAAACGCATGCCGGCCAGAATGTTTACCCATCACAAGCACTGAACGGCTAAGCCCAACTGATTCAGGTGTCATAATTTCATAGGTTTCAGCGTTTTTGAGGACACCGTCCTGATGAATACCAGATTCGTGCGCAAACGCATTGGCACCAACAATAGCCTTGTTGTTCTGAACCGCAAATCCCGTCACCGTTGAAACAAGACGACTGGCCCGCATAATCTCCGTAGTTTCGATCTTGGTTGTCACAGGCATAATATCACTACGGGTTTTGATCGCCATCGCAATCTCTTCCATTGCGGCATTGCCTGCTCTTTCGCCGATACCATTGATCGTACATTCCACCTGACGCGCGCCTGCGTTAACGGCCGCAAGCGAATTTGCTACTGCTAAACCCAAATCATTATGACAATGGGTAGAAAATATCGCTTTGTCCGAATTTACAACATTTTCAATCACATGCTTGAACATCGCGGCGTATTCTTCAGGCACTCCGTACCCTACAGTATCAGGAAGGTTGATCGTCGTCGCTCCTGCCTTAATGGCTGTATCTACGGCCTTGCATAAAAAGTCTAAATCTGTGCGGGTTGCGTCTTCAGCGCTCCATTCAACATCATCGACAAACCGCCGCGCATGACTAACCGAATGATGAATAGCTTCAAGCACAGCCGCCGGTTCCATTTGAAG encodes:
- a CDS encoding rod shape-determining protein, with amino-acid sequence MLSKLLGMFSSDMAIDLGTANTLVYVKGRGIVLNEPSVVAIKNEHGRDRVIAVGDEAKLMLGRTPSGISAIRPLRDGVIADFHVAEQMIKVFIQKVHNRSFASPQVVVCVPSGSTAVERKAIQESAEQAGARKVYLIDEPMAAAIGAGLPVTEPQGSMVVDIGGGTTEVAVMSLCGIVYATSVRVGGDQMDEAIIGYIRRNHNLLIGEATSERIKKEIGTAMVPEDGIGRTMMIKGRDLMNGVPKEIEVNQQQVAEALSEPVSAIVEGVKVALEQTAPELAADIVDRGIVMTGGGALLENLDTVIRRATGLPVTVAEEPLTCVALGTGKALEEDQYRLVLADSY
- the rodA gene encoding rod shape-determining protein RodA; its protein translation is MGSARMFGPRRVNKNVFQRIIGLNWFVVLITAAIAGTGFAILYSVAGGEWDPWASRQAIRFSAAIILMIGIAVTDIRVWMALAYPAWFAGVALLIAVELIGATGMGGQRWLDIGFMRIQPSELMKIATVMALARYYHSRSLEQSKRLINLIIPGFLIVLPVGLVVIQPDLGTGLMIVAGGAAIIFMAGLSKWLFISAGGAVLAAIPIVWQLMKPYQKSRVLTFLNPESDPLGAGYQITQAKIAAGSGGLTGKGFLQGTQSQLNFLPEMKTDFIFTVLAEEFGLIGGLILLAMYGIVLGYGILIGIACRSQFARLLAAGLSITLFLYVFINVGMVMGLLPVVGVPLPLVSYGGSAMLTWCVAYGLILSAATHRHVTLAPKGSGLA
- the mrdA gene encoding penicillin-binding protein 2 yields the protein MRYQLFSRRALLLAGGQGLVLSALGGRLYYLSVVEGEQYKVRADKNRISLRLIAPERGDILDRKGRKLATNRQDFRVFLVPEQTDDSKETLNKLGRIIDLSPRQLRRIERQIKRQRKFVPITVAEGLEWDEFARVNVDAPELPGVLTDAGLSRHYPNGNDVAHIVGYLASPDEDDVNKNPLYQLPGFKVGKQGLEDRFEAHLRGYAGTRRVEVNSVGREIRELPGRQDATFGDHLNLSIDLELQREATKILGEEAAGAVVIDIKSGELLALASTPTYDPNEFTRGISSQNWNSLLKDPRKPLVNKCVNGLYPPGSTVKMLMALSALEEGLVTPDTEYYCNGRHRLGDNTFHCWKRGGHGKLDLVGAISNSCDVYFYELAEKMDIDKIAEMANRFGLGQLHNIGVDGEKSGLVPTREWKERTRRERWQLGETLNVSIGQGALLATPLQLAVMTARIASGKEVKPSLFMASQSDYQDPFLYDNDFGRMRINPLHLDIVREGMERVTAVRGTAFDPKRPKTAQKIAGKTGTAQVRRITIQERNTTGVLDNKELPWASRDHALFVAYAPAEDPQFAVSILVQHGGGGASTAAPLGRALLDKAAEIRARAEPQQPSSLSEEV
- the mreC gene encoding rod shape-determining protein MreC — translated: MMQSSMLSDNFGRRRVNKGRGYFWLYLVIAIVFLVLEALGNSVPSKVRSYANDIAAPILTVLEQPIRATQDGLERLAGVSDIYLENQNLREENERLRQWRETALQLNRENEQLRSILKVPGREVPTAATGRVVGSSGGAFEQSVVINVGHNDGVRRNAPVIDDGGIVGRIIEVGYLSSRVLLLTDVNSHIPVKLERTGDLAIIEGTNELFLEVKYLPPTVRLEVGDRFLTSGHGGAFPPDLPMAEVLSVTLDKVTIRATSSISSLDYVRVMNYQPKVPEDELIDPEDQLEPVTQPSEIGAQTPNAETEGGANGT